CTGCAGGCAGGCACTCGGTCAGGGAAACCCCGCGGCCCCAGCAGTCCCCCTCCATTGCCATGCTCATGTTGGCTCACGCATGGCCCTTGGACTGCACTGCATGCCTCATGGCCACCCCAGTCGTGTGAATGGTGAACCAAGCCTTGGGGATGCTGCGTGACTTGGCCGGGGGTGCCCAGGAGGGAGCGTTGCCCAGCACTGGCTGAGTGCCCAAGCCCTGCCTCTCTCTTCCAAGACACTGTCAAGGAAGCTGGAGTCTGTCTAGTGGCCGCACTGTCAGAAGTGTTCCTCATTAAGATAAGTGCACAAAGGGGGATGACCAAACTCCCCCCTGAAAGCCCATTAGAGGATAAGAGACAGCCTTGCCACCCTGCAGAGTGCAGACTTGGTTGTTTGAGGAAGCGCTTGGTCCATGTGGCCTGAGTGTAATTAGGAAGTTCTCCTCATGGATGCATATGGCATGTTTATGAAACAGAGCATGGAATCATGTGGGCCTTTCAAGGCCCGGCCTGTGCTCAGCTGAACCACACCTCGGGAGGCACACAGCTGATGTAGAAGGCTTCCATTCTGCTTCAATAGGTCTCATAAGAAAGAATAACTACTCCTGGCTTAGGGGGTACTCTTACCCACGAATGTAAACTGTGCCAGGGGCTTTGCTTTTATTATCTCAAGTCCCTCATACCAGCCCTGAGAGGTAGGTGCTGTTAAGATCCATGCctcaccaaaaagaaagaagtagtGGGCAGAGGTTGGGATTTGCTTAGGGTCTCGTCAGCTGGTGAATATCAGGGATTTAGTTCTGACCTGTTGTCTGTCTGACCCCCAGACCACATGGTTGAACTAGTCTGGCCTCCCTTACCTCCTGGGGGACTCCACTTAGCTGTTACAAATGATTCTCCACATTTTGGCCAGTGATTTGAGGAATGCGTACACCCAACAATTATCTTTAACCTGTTTATTAGATTGTCAGGATGTAATGAACTTTTGTAAAGTCTGACATTTAAAACTCTCTCATCCTGTGGCTGTATTATAGAAGCTGAACAGAGGTACCCCTCATTTTGGGCAGGAGGCTAGAAACCACAATGAAAGAGCAGGGTTATTACCATTGATGTGTTCATTTCCTTCATAGACATTGCCCCAGAAGCTTGCAATTTTAACTTATTTCTTGTGTTCTGAGCCTAGAAGTaactgggttttttaaaaatatattttcatacatcttgtgtattttttatttgttccttttaattatacatgatggtagaatatAATTTGACATACATACAGAGTATAACTacccattcttgtggctgtacatgatgtggagttacattggttgtgatttcatatatgaacataggaaagttatgtccgatttattctattgtctttcccattcccatcccctctccatttcccaccccccaccccccgaccCCATCCAATTCAGTGAACTTCCATTCCTCCCTCCCAGTAACTGTTTTTTGTATGCTCAAACACCAGCATTAAAGTTAAATGCTCCTAAAGGTAAAAGTAGTTTGAAGactaagatttttatttcttggtcaTGAAACTGATACGCCGTCtgatgtgtgggtgtgtgcgttCACATTTGTATATGTGCATGTGGCAGGTCTTTGataaattccctttttaaaatgagTGGAGCCACTGAAGGATCCACTCCAAAAATGATGCTTAAATTTGTTCTAGTCTTAAGCTGTTTTGCACCTTCTAGCATGTTCATGGACCAGTGGAATTTCAGCCAACTCTAATTTGTTTGGGTCCACATACAGTCTCCAGGGCTGGTCCTCCCAGGATTAGTCAGAGAGAACCTTAGCATCACTTATGCAAAAGTCAAAACCTAAGGTGTGGCAGACATTGTCCTCATTCCTGTTCGGTGCCTGGTAATTGAGGTCTGAGCCACATAGACCTCACTTGTCTTCAAGGCCACTCCCATCTCCACTCCTTGCCCAGTGGTCAGAAGAGTCTTCTGTACTTGGGAGCCAGCACATCACCTTCCACCAACAGCTTTGTTGTCTGTGCTCCCTCTTCAGCCATCAGCCCCAGTCACAATAATGACAAACCTGAGATCCTAAGATCCTCATCCCCTTGGCTTCAGTGTTCTTGGGGATGAAGAAGTCCTTAAAAATTgtagccccccccccacacacacacatacacacactttgaGCATCAGGCCTGGGTCTTAAGAAGAGAGCAGGGTATGTCCATGTCTACAAAGCATTGCATGCCAGCCACCATGTCTGATGTCTTCTCCGTGAGAATGCAGATGCCATAAACAAAGCCTCCCTCATCAGTTCCAGAGGACGTAGCCACGCTCCTGCCAATTCCAGAGCAGTTTCTCCAGGTCCAGCAAGGCCAACAGCTAGAACATGCTGATGGCCTCTACATTGTGAGAGGTAGAAAAACTCTTGGAACTGTCCTCAGAAGACTTCCACTGACTTGAGACTCTCAGGCAAGGGAGACAGCCAATATCCTTCACAAGTTTCCGGAAGTTCTTCTGAAACTTGAGGCCAACGAAGGCATAGAGCACAGGGTTAAGGCAGGCCCGCAGGTATGCAATGGCCTCTGTCACCAGGATGGCATAGTCAAAGCTGGTCATGGTATAGTACTCCCAGCTCGTACTGCGAATGAGCTTGACAAGATTGAAGGGTGTCTGGGTGAGTAGGAACACGGCCACCACGAGGAAGATGATCTTTAGAGATTTGTGCTTCCGGAAACCTCGAGCATGAAGCAGAGTCTTGATGATGATGGAGTAGCAAATGATCATGGCAAGCAGTGGCAGGAAGAACCCCAGAGACATCTGGGAGGCAAGAACCATGGTGGAAATCTCTTCATCATGGTAGCCGCAGATGACCTTGTCGAGATGTAGGACATTGCTATAGATGATCTGTGGCAAGGAAACCAGCAGGGAGACTACCCAGATAATCAAGCAGATGACCTTGCCACAGGTCATCCGCTTGGCCTGCTGGTTATAGGCCTTGGTGGCCTGAACCACAGCGATGAAGCGATCCACGGTGATGCAGGTGAGGGTGAGCATGGACGTGTAGAAGTTAATCGTGTATATGCCCCGGAGGATCTTGCACATGACCTGGCCGAAGACCCACTCATGGAAGCCTGCATAGGCCCAGAAGGGCAGAGTGCAGACAAACACTAGGTCAGCCAGGGGCAGGTTCACCAAGAATACATCTGTCAGGCTCTTCAGCTTCTGGTAGAAAATGTACACGACCAGCACCAGGGAGTTCCCCACCAGGCCAGAGATGAACACTGCCGCATACACACAGGGCAGGAAGATCTTTCTGAACTGCAGGAAGCCCTCATGCACCTTGCTACTGTCACTAGAGGTGTTGAAGAGCATGGGATCTGAGTAATCGTAATCGTACTCCTCCATGGCATCTGCTCTGAGGTTCTCCTGTGAGTGAAAACCCAGGAAATATATTTGGAACTGAGAATGGCACTCCTGTCTTACCACTGCCCCCTGTAGGTACAAGTAGGCATCACCCCCTAGTGTTCTGCCTGGTAACAGCAAAGTCAAGCATACTGCAGGTGACCAGTTTCTAGGGGAAGCTGTTCAGACAAGATGAGGAACATTTTGTTAACCCTAGAATTCTCAGGATCTCACCCAGCTAGTCCCCACACATATCCCATAAAACCTTGCGCTCAGTGGTTTCAAAACAAAATCCACCATGCATTCCAGACCCCTTTGCTCCACACGAGGGGGCCTGTCCTCATCCACCCAGGCCTCACAGCAGCTGTCTGCCCATCCTCTGCCTCATTTGCAAAATTTCTGAAGCTCCAGTAAGTGGGCTTCTCCTGTCAGGAGACTTCTGGTGACCAGAGATGTTTGGGGATGACAAGGACTTCTGTCAGGGTGGGAAGTCCTTCCTGCTTACATCTTCTTAAAAGGGTGACAGGTGGAAAAGGAAGGCACTGGAAAAGCTCACACTGCCCAGTACCTTGGCTGAGCTGGCTTCATGACTAGAGAGTTGGGTGGCTGGCCTCACTCTCTAACCAGACTTTCCCCATATCATCTGTCACAGTTCATGACAGCCACCATCAGAGACCTTTCCTGAAGACTTTTTAATCTTTAGGAATCTCTTTAAAGGTAGATTTCCTGGGGAAGGGCCATGCCTTAGTGTCTAGGATTAGTATTTTGGGTCTTCTTTCACAAATGGAAGACCCAATTGAAATGGGCGCCAGCTGGGTGACCCTAGCAGTGAGACTTTCTTGCCTGGGGCTCCATGCCTACAGCGGGCTCACTTCTATCTGACCCTTGTTTGCCCTGTGGCCCTGCTAAGGACATGAGTGATGTAACCTGTGGTTGGGCTAAAGAGTGCCAGGCCAGCCTAGCCACTTTAGCCCTTTAGCCCTTGCCAGCTCATTCCAGTGACCCAGGTTCATAACCCTCCAGCTCCTCCAGAAGATGTCTTAAGAAGAGCAGGTATTTGGACATAGCCCCTTGCAGGGTTCAGCACAGTCAAAAACCCGCGAGGCCAGATGACAGCATATAAAGGTGAGGCCATCTCCCCTCTTTAATCCAGTGGAGATACTTTTTTTCCTACAAACAATTGAGTCTGATTGGAAGCAGTACACCCTGGTGCTCCTGTGGACTCCATCTTTCCTGGGGCCAGAAGTGCCTTTTCCCCCCTTCAAAGGACGGCATTGCTCAGTAAATAGTCCCCCTACCTAGACCACAGAAGGTCAGATCTCTAAGGATGATAGGTGAACCAGTAGGTATCCTGCCAAAAAGCTTTCTCGAGTACTAACTTAAGTAGGTCAGATGGTGATCTGTATATGTTATTACTTCATTGGGgacaaaaactttttttattcatttaaagtaAGAAATAGACAGCTCTCCTTATCTTGAGGGTATGGTCCAACTCCTTATTACATAATTTATTCTTGTCTTCTTTTATCCTCTTCCAGCTTTTGCTAGATCTTTACACTGGCACTGCACATTTACCCAAAGGACCTGTACAAATATCTGTGGAATAATTGGTAAACTTAAGTATAATGCTGGCAGATGGGGACTGGACAGCTCTGTGcagatagaatattaaaaatcacTGCCCCTAGAGGAAAAATCACAAGCATCCATTTCTTTATCTTCTGTAATCAAAATCTTATGttgatttctgaaaattaaagtaACTTGGTTATAATGTAAAAAGACtggtaataaataaatgatcattaCAATTCAGACATAGGATATgaccaaaatgttttaaaagtaccttcaattgtttggggaaaaaaaatgcatttacatGATTGGAACAGTGTAAACACAAAGTAAATATGAAAAGGTTATTAGttaatatgaaaaatttattagttaaaatgaaaaaaattattagctATAACTGTTATAACAAATAGGtggcaaaaaattattttattctgattctTCACCTTTTTTATTCATAAACCCCTTTAAAATTGCAGGAAAGCTATAGATCTTTCCTCAgaaataatatatacacacacctgcAATTCTAGAAGTTCGAGAGCCCCATATTTTGTGGACTCTTGATTGACAATCTATGATAGGTGGTAAACTTtataattgtgatttttatttttttaaattgaaaaataaccaCATTTTATCATCAGTTTCCCTCCAGCTGGTAAAATTGTGAATAACTTAGTTCCTCtcatcctttatatttttctatagtaGCCAAAGTTTCTACGGTGGCATATTGTTttatactgaaaaaagaaaacaaacagtaatCTGGAATAACagattgttttataaaatgcaaaagaaattaaaagaagacaGATTATTCAGTGAACAAATATGGACAGTAACAAGACTCTCTTTACCTCCCTGGTATCTGTTTACACCAGTCCGAACAGTCCTCTCAGCTTAtgggcacctactgtgtgcccagAACCAAGAGTCAGTAGtttcacatttctctaatttaATCCTCAAAGCAGCAAACGGCATTAGTGGAATGAGAACCAAGCACAGATGAACCCCGTAGCCTGGCCATTTTGCTCTGTGCCCTGCTGCAGGCAGTAGTCTGAGAACCCCAACCTGCCTAAGGTTAACCCCCTTCTCactataaagaaaaagacaaatgactCACCAGCACAAGTGCCCTGTCAGTTTGTTCTAGAGATGAGCTTGCTCACCAAGCAAGATCTGCCTCTACTCCTCTGTGATGTGGTCTGTGTTTCCGTTGCACATTTAAGCGCTCTTGGCTGGTAATTTAGAGTTCCACCCCTACCTCCATCCTACAGGTCAGAATATACATGGCCAGCCTGCACATGTAATTTGGGGGTCAAAGATAAACACGACTCTGATGCCTCACACCCCCCTCTTCCTGTTTTGACACTCAAGCCTTCACCAGGACCTGAGGGGCAGGTATTTGTAAACCAAAGGCAAGCAGTTAAGTTTGGCTGTGTCAATCCACTAAAGAGGGTGATATTTGTCCCTTCACATTATTTCATTCCCTAACCACACATCTCTTTGGAACAGTTTGGGTCAGGACCAATGTTAAGTCCATGCTGTGGGCTGATCTGTATGTGTACACAGAGCTCCAACCAGCAGCCCTGTAGAGTggtattatccccatttttaaaattgctgtttgttctaattagttatacgtgacagaaGAGTGCATTtggatttattgtacacaaatggagcacagcttttcatttctctctctggttgtacatgatatagagtcacTTCATTCATACAATCATACACGTATTTTGGGTAATGATAATAGGCAAAAACGCTATATAAAGCGAAACTGGAACCAAAATTGTAGCCCCTGGTACACATGGCTAGTAACTGGTAATTCAAAGAGCCAAACTCAGGTTTCAGTCAATGCTTAACCAGTGGCCCAGAGCTGTTAGGGTGCCACTGCCAGGATCCAGGGGTGAGACATTACTGCTCTTGGGAGGAGAGGTTAGCTGTAAGGCTCTGGTGGGTGGCAAGGGCTGTGGAGGATGAGTTCATGGCTAAGACTTCTGGCTGGTGACTCTGCCAGAATGCCTGGTACAGCCCAGTCTCAACCACAACACACAGGCCCCCGCAGGCAGTGCCCACCCACCAAGCTAATCTGCATGACCTCTCTGGTTTCATGGGGCTACCCTCTCCACACCTGGAGTCCCCCACATGTTGGCATCTTGACC
This is a stretch of genomic DNA from Ictidomys tridecemlineatus isolate mIctTri1 chromosome 2, mIctTri1.hap1, whole genome shotgun sequence. It encodes these proteins:
- the Cxcr6 gene encoding C-X-C chemokine receptor type 6, which gives rise to MEEYDYDYSDPMLFNTSSDSSKVHEGFLQFRKIFLPCVYAAVFISGLVGNSLVLVVYIFYQKLKSLTDVFLVNLPLADLVFVCTLPFWAYAGFHEWVFGQVMCKILRGIYTINFYTSMLTLTCITVDRFIAVVQATKAYNQQAKRMTCGKVICLIIWVVSLLVSLPQIIYSNVLHLDKVICGYHDEEISTMVLASQMSLGFFLPLLAMIICYSIIIKTLLHARGFRKHKSLKIIFLVVAVFLLTQTPFNLVKLIRSTSWEYYTMTSFDYAILVTEAIAYLRACLNPVLYAFVGLKFQKNFRKLVKDIGCLPCLRVSSQWKSSEDSSKSFSTSHNVEAISMF